The following are encoded in a window of Lawsonia intracellularis PHE/MN1-00 genomic DNA:
- a CDS encoding YmfQ family protein: MSYTELLSKLLPIKSYNPLEKRLALSLHVEGRILDQAFADCTSVVGGLEPFKNQQWIANWERIYALPGKYFNKKMMYQERIQLLVLAFQERSGISRDWLKRIALLVGYPITISEYRPFRAGSQVGEKLTNTDWLYAFTVHASGNISKRFRSGCSKTGEQLSVWGNELLESVIEKYKPAHSVAFFAYTD, encoded by the coding sequence ATGTCCTATACAGAATTGCTTTCAAAGTTACTTCCTATAAAGAGTTATAATCCATTAGAAAAACGTCTTGCTCTTTCTTTACATGTTGAAGGGAGGATTCTTGATCAAGCTTTTGCTGATTGTACATCTGTGGTTGGTGGATTGGAACCTTTCAAAAATCAGCAGTGGATAGCAAATTGGGAACGTATTTATGCGTTACCTGGAAAATATTTTAATAAAAAAATGATGTATCAAGAACGTATTCAACTTTTAGTGTTGGCGTTTCAAGAGCGGTCAGGTATTTCTCGTGATTGGCTTAAACGCATAGCTTTACTTGTTGGATATCCTATAACTATTAGTGAATATCGACCTTTTAGAGCAGGCTCACAAGTAGGAGAAAAATTAACAAATACAGATTGGTTATATGCTTTTACTGTACATGCATCAGGGAATATTTCTAAACGTTTTCGTTCAGGATGTTCAAAAACTGGTGAGCAGCTTTCTGTTTGGGGAAATGAACTATTAGAATCTGTTATTGAAAAGTATAAACCAGCACACAGTGTTGCTTTTTTTGCTTATACTGATTGA
- a CDS encoding oligopeptide:H+ symporter, which yields MSSSISKYFPPAFKLIFFVELWERFGFYGIQAIFVLFMIQDLRMSDATAENLFSAFIGLAYTFMFIGGWIGDKIIGTQRTLLAGAITLLCGYLILFIGTNGTITMALSIIIAGNTLFKANPSTLIAKIFPYEHPKAESAFTLYYMSINLGSFISMLIVPYLYTAFGFHMAFGSSVIGLTLAILAFIIKRKWLVGLDSPPGFEPLSLGDIVVLLSIVIGISGISMVLLSHLYIAYTMLYCAAIIVLLMIFREIKLSNSQERKKLIVCLFLIVEAVGFYILYQQMPTSLNLFVIRCTDHMILDFPIEPAAFQSLNPVWIIAASPIMAYIFSHSAKYVSLPSKFAAGMFCCALAFLSLGVAASYTQSCEGIISGNWVVITYFFLSIGELLISGLGLAMIAKLAPQRSTGFMMGAWFISQALATIFGGFIAAQVGIHPEMNIPTSQLTNNYAALFLALGSASLFGTLCMAAIAPTLTKKLSLKK from the coding sequence ATGTCTTCTTCCATATCCAAATATTTCCCCCCAGCTTTTAAACTCATTTTTTTTGTAGAACTATGGGAACGTTTTGGGTTTTATGGTATTCAAGCTATTTTTGTCCTCTTCATGATTCAAGACTTACGTATGTCTGATGCTACTGCTGAAAATCTATTTAGTGCCTTTATTGGTCTTGCATATACTTTTATGTTCATTGGCGGATGGATTGGAGACAAAATTATTGGAACCCAACGTACGCTTTTAGCAGGAGCTATTACTCTACTATGTGGTTATCTAATCCTTTTTATAGGTACAAATGGAACCATCACAATGGCACTTAGTATTATTATCGCAGGGAATACACTTTTTAAAGCAAACCCTTCAACATTAATAGCAAAAATATTCCCTTATGAACATCCAAAGGCCGAAAGCGCATTCACATTATATTATATGTCTATTAATTTAGGCTCGTTTATTTCCATGCTTATTGTGCCATATCTTTATACAGCATTTGGATTCCATATGGCTTTTGGAAGCAGCGTCATAGGGCTCACTCTTGCTATCTTAGCCTTTATAATTAAACGAAAATGGCTTGTAGGTCTTGATTCACCTCCAGGATTTGAACCACTATCCCTAGGTGATATTGTTGTTCTTCTCAGTATAGTAATAGGTATCAGTGGTATTTCCATGGTTTTACTTAGTCACCTTTATATTGCCTATACCATGTTATACTGTGCTGCAATTATAGTATTACTTATGATCTTTCGAGAAATCAAACTTTCCAATAGTCAAGAAAGAAAAAAACTTATTGTTTGCCTTTTTCTTATTGTCGAAGCTGTTGGTTTTTATATTCTCTATCAACAAATGCCAACCTCCCTTAATCTCTTTGTTATCCGTTGCACAGACCATATGATTTTAGACTTTCCTATAGAACCTGCAGCCTTCCAAAGTCTCAATCCTGTATGGATTATTGCTGCAAGCCCTATCATGGCATATATTTTTAGCCACTCAGCAAAATACGTCTCTTTACCTTCTAAATTTGCTGCAGGAATGTTCTGTTGTGCTCTTGCCTTTTTATCGTTAGGTGTTGCTGCAAGTTATACACAATCATGCGAAGGTATTATCTCTGGAAACTGGGTTGTTATTACATACTTTTTCCTTAGTATTGGAGAATTATTAATCAGTGGCCTAGGACTTGCTATGATAGCAAAACTTGCTCCTCAAAGAAGTACAGGATTCATGATGGGTGCTTGGTTTATTTCACAAGCACTTGCTACAATTTTTGGAGGATTTATAGCAGCTCAAGTTGGTATCCATCCAGAAATGAATATTCCTACTTCACAACTAACCAATAATTATGCAGCGCTTTTCCTTGCTCTTGGAAGTGCTTCACTGTTTGGAACTCTTTGTATGGCTGCTATTGCACCAACGCTCACTAAAAAACTTAGCTTAAAAAAATGA
- a CDS encoding baseplate J/gp47 family protein: MVRKPATRATGHVIISGLSGSVVPLGTQIKDTQGVLYVTTQHVVLTSETASHGEQLQVMQVVACQAQKPGLIPSCQDVLAKLVAPPIGIDTNVLLTITGGSNVETDASLLARLLDYMRDPPGGGTALDYKRWAMEVPGVSKAYVYPLRRGIGTVDIVITGENGTPSTEVITMAQSHIDTMRPVTARSAVVFAATPFIVNMEIGLTLSGSETLQTILPVVKDALQHVYNDYEPGSGVVLSHLIAALTSVPGVSDAVIISPESNITANPVKIPILGEVRLRGL; encoded by the coding sequence ATTGTAAGGAAACCAGCTACAAGAGCTACAGGACATGTTATTATTTCTGGTTTATCGGGCAGTGTTGTTCCTTTAGGCACACAGATCAAAGATACCCAAGGGGTCCTTTATGTAACAACTCAACATGTTGTGCTTACATCAGAAACAGCTAGTCATGGTGAGCAATTACAAGTTATGCAAGTTGTTGCATGTCAAGCTCAAAAACCAGGTCTTATTCCTTCATGTCAAGATGTTTTAGCAAAACTTGTTGCCCCTCCTATAGGTATTGATACAAATGTGCTTCTTACTATTACAGGTGGTAGTAATGTAGAAACAGATGCTTCTCTATTAGCAAGACTTCTTGACTATATGCGCGATCCACCAGGAGGAGGAACAGCTCTTGATTATAAACGTTGGGCTATGGAGGTTCCTGGTGTTAGCAAGGCCTATGTATATCCTCTTCGAAGAGGGATAGGTACTGTGGATATTGTTATTACAGGTGAAAATGGTACACCTTCTACAGAGGTGATTACTATGGCTCAATCACATATTGATACAATGAGGCCTGTTACAGCACGATCAGCTGTTGTTTTTGCTGCAACACCATTTATTGTAAATATGGAAATTGGATTAACATTAAGTGGCTCTGAAACACTTCAAACAATATTACCAGTTGTTAAAGATGCATTACAACACGTGTATAATGATTATGAGCCAGGAAGTGGTGTAGTCTTATCTCATTTAATAGCTGCACTAACCAGCGTTCCTGGTGTTTCTGATGCTGTTATTATTTCTCCTGAAAGTAATATAACTGCTAACCCTGTTAAAATACCTATTTTAGGTGAAGTTAGGCTAAGGGGGTTATAG